A single Thermosynechococcus vestitus BP-1 DNA region contains:
- a CDS encoding LptF/LptG family permease has protein sequence MLAIAHSLEKLPWPPRFSLLDRYILREMIRPFVFGFGIFTAIAAVIGTVFYLIRNMVEHHLGLLSAIQVFFLRLPTFAVLGIPMAMLFGALLSYSQLSRRSELIACKSCGVSPVRLVRPALLAGFCALLCTFALNELVAPPLAYRAIKTLEVAIHRPQPTFQTRNIFYRRFGDGHLRQLFFAHRFDGKVMGQVTVLNFEQGELREIITAQEAQWQGSAWLFRQGTYHHLRGDRDYDVAEIFSERRFAYPRTPLDLAMETRVPEFMTSREIYRYLQILAESGDAKRLRQWRVQLQEKLSLPFLCLSFAVIGAVLGISSPRQGQGRAFGLSVAIIFGYYVAAFIFTAFGEGGAVHPIVASWLPKGIVSAIALGMLYDANRH, from the coding sequence ATGTTGGCGATCGCCCACTCCCTTGAGAAGCTGCCTTGGCCGCCGCGATTCTCCCTGTTGGATCGCTATATCCTGCGGGAGATGATTCGCCCCTTTGTCTTTGGTTTTGGTATTTTTACGGCGATCGCGGCCGTTATTGGTACGGTGTTCTACCTCATTCGCAATATGGTGGAGCACCACCTTGGCCTCCTCAGTGCCATTCAAGTTTTTTTTCTACGCCTACCCACCTTTGCCGTGCTGGGCATTCCCATGGCGATGCTCTTTGGTGCGCTCCTTTCCTATAGTCAACTCTCCCGCCGCAGTGAACTGATTGCCTGTAAAAGCTGTGGGGTTAGTCCAGTGCGTCTGGTGCGACCCGCGCTCCTAGCGGGGTTCTGTGCCTTGCTCTGCACCTTTGCCCTCAATGAACTGGTAGCTCCCCCCCTGGCCTATCGCGCCATCAAAACCTTGGAGGTGGCGATCCACCGCCCGCAACCCACCTTTCAGACCCGCAATATCTTCTACCGTCGTTTTGGCGACGGACACCTGCGGCAACTCTTTTTTGCCCATCGTTTTGATGGGAAGGTCATGGGTCAAGTGACGGTGTTGAACTTTGAGCAGGGGGAGTTGCGGGAAATTATCACGGCCCAGGAAGCTCAGTGGCAGGGTTCAGCGTGGCTGTTTCGTCAGGGAACCTACCACCACCTCAGGGGCGATCGCGACTATGATGTGGCCGAGATCTTCTCAGAACGAAGGTTTGCCTACCCCCGCACCCCCCTTGATTTAGCCATGGAAACGCGGGTACCCGAGTTTATGACTAGCCGCGAAATCTATCGGTACTTGCAAATTTTGGCGGAAAGTGGCGATGCCAAACGCTTGCGGCAGTGGCGGGTGCAGTTGCAGGAAAAGCTCTCCCTCCCCTTTTTGTGTCTAAGTTTTGCCGTCATTGGCGCTGTTTTGGGGATCAGTTCTCCCCGCCAAGGACAGGGACGAGCCTTTGGCCTGAGTGTGGCGATTATTTTTGGCTACTATGTTGCCGCTTTTATTTTCACTGCCTTTGGTGAGGGTGGAGCGGTGCACCCGATCGTGGCCAGTTGGCTACCAAAGGGAATTGTGAGCGCGATCGCCCTGGGGATGCTCTACGACGCCAATCGTCATTAG
- a CDS encoding HMA2 domain-containing protein: MATAETAPIAELVHVTGDRLRLRIQELKTDVGFRDSLTAYLKTLRGIQSVHVNPLAASITIEYHREQITPLQLLAAIQFWGEVQIIGQGNRGLQNLTRAFDLEPEEVGNKLTAMGGFLMGGYLGDILGGMVGGTAGGLLMGPGGAVMGVQVGTFVGGVIGARLGMEATEQMIQLQFTALEETPERIAKALEIHSGDKIGGAAGELAGGLAGQVVLGPVGETLGRVVGNMVGSQLGEDLGRQLAEPSPEGPPPPSLHFFLEWWVKTSQTFAKETLLATLGGIVARGILGPQAEAAGIRAGSRMSRHLDRQQSNTAAKEKKV, from the coding sequence ATGGCCACTGCTGAAACTGCGCCGATTGCCGAGCTCGTGCACGTCACGGGCGATCGCCTGCGATTGCGGATTCAAGAACTGAAAACCGATGTCGGCTTTCGCGACTCCTTGACTGCCTACCTGAAAACCCTCCGCGGTATCCAGTCTGTTCACGTTAACCCCCTTGCCGCCTCGATCACCATTGAGTATCACCGCGAGCAGATCACTCCCCTGCAACTGCTCGCCGCCATTCAGTTTTGGGGAGAGGTTCAGATCATTGGCCAAGGCAATAGGGGCCTGCAAAACCTCACCCGCGCCTTTGATCTCGAACCCGAAGAAGTCGGCAACAAACTCACCGCCATGGGCGGATTCCTCATGGGGGGCTACCTGGGGGATATTCTCGGCGGCATGGTGGGGGGAACGGCGGGCGGTCTGTTGATGGGGCCTGGGGGTGCTGTCATGGGGGTGCAAGTGGGCACCTTTGTTGGCGGTGTCATTGGTGCACGACTGGGCATGGAAGCCACTGAGCAGATGATTCAACTGCAATTTACCGCCCTTGAGGAAACTCCGGAACGAATTGCAAAAGCACTGGAGATTCACAGCGGTGACAAAATTGGCGGGGCAGCCGGTGAACTTGCTGGCGGCTTAGCGGGGCAAGTGGTCTTAGGACCTGTGGGTGAAACCCTCGGACGTGTGGTGGGCAATATGGTCGGTTCGCAACTCGGGGAAGATCTGGGGCGACAGTTGGCCGAACCCTCCCCTGAGGGACCTCCCCCTCCGTCCCTGCATTTTTTCCTGGAGTGGTGGGTGAAAACCAGTCAAACCTTTGCCAAGGAAACGCTATTGGCCACCCTCGGTGGGATTGTGGCACGGGGCATTTTGGGGCCTCAAGCCGAAGCCGCGGGCATCCGAGCCGGTAGCCGTATGAGTCGTCATCTCGATAGGCAACAGTCCAACACCGCAGCAAAAGAGAAGAAAGTATAA
- the xcsA gene encoding cellulose synthase XcsA gives MSHEPPRPASPRQWVAPWVWGFFVFSILLLFGVLLATTWRPTLFPIDLVNPDQLRPLPDLLQMPEDELSVWWPLVLVGMVAIALNFIPSNNVSRLIIRFIVILFGCRYLVWRGWVTLNDAHWLSFAASLGFYGLEVLSFFTYLLYFYQTAWLTTAWRSQQANAYQQAVLRGEYCPSVDIFIPTYNEPPYILRRTIVACQAIHYRNKSIYVLDDGRRSEIADLCAHLGVNYLTRPTNEHRKAGNLNHALKHTTGELIAVFDADFIPFQNFLTRTVGFFQDDQVSMVQTPQHFFNPDYHSQNLGIEFMMPGDMEYFFGFIQPGRDFGNAIICCGTSYVVRRRALEAIGGYYTRCVVEDFQTGTKMQIAGYRLVYLNEILSMGESPRNFQDYLEQRLRWLQGNMQIYFCGDDLPIWSKLSWFQRSCHLSLLLHNINPFIRTCFLIGPFLSLMTGISLTVATLSEYLFYALPYTLLMIATFSWATEGRYFSLWGEVYEVTFAFPGMVQLIKILRNPFGKIGSIVTNKGTLSNRKRLNLRYTWPLVAFLIAVSVGVFIRYGGYWLHIWPPMEYERSGLEVMLAWTLYNAFIALIAVLSSIDQPSRRQSDRFPVCTVCRFQLGDQTYWGYTRDVSETGAALLLTAGRFIEAQRDTVGTLTFLEQDFSVTAAVVRSRTEEEQCCLYLRFLEVSDEAQRGLVQLLYGGLTWWHKPKAPNGLDAFWPMLIRLFDFRSLFSLYSNH, from the coding sequence ATGAGCCATGAGCCGCCTAGGCCCGCTTCACCCCGCCAATGGGTTGCACCGTGGGTCTGGGGATTCTTTGTTTTCAGCATCCTCTTGCTCTTCGGTGTGCTGTTGGCCACCACGTGGCGACCGACGCTGTTTCCCATTGATCTGGTGAACCCAGACCAGTTACGGCCTTTACCTGACCTCTTACAGATGCCTGAGGATGAGTTGAGTGTGTGGTGGCCACTGGTTCTGGTGGGGATGGTGGCGATCGCCCTCAATTTTATTCCGAGCAACAATGTCAGCCGCTTAATTATTCGCTTCATTGTCATTCTTTTTGGCTGCCGCTATCTGGTGTGGCGGGGCTGGGTGACGCTCAATGATGCCCACTGGTTGAGCTTCGCTGCCAGTCTTGGCTTCTATGGTCTTGAGGTGCTCTCCTTTTTCACCTATTTGCTTTATTTTTACCAGACGGCATGGCTGACAACTGCCTGGCGATCGCAGCAGGCAAATGCCTATCAGCAGGCGGTTCTCAGGGGTGAATACTGTCCCAGTGTAGATATTTTCATCCCCACCTACAATGAACCCCCCTATATTTTGCGGCGGACAATTGTGGCCTGTCAGGCGATCCACTACAGGAATAAAAGTATCTATGTCCTTGACGATGGTCGGCGATCGGAAATTGCAGATCTTTGTGCGCACCTGGGGGTCAACTATCTCACCCGCCCCACCAATGAGCACCGCAAAGCAGGCAATCTCAACCATGCCCTGAAACACACCACTGGTGAACTGATTGCCGTTTTTGATGCCGACTTTATTCCCTTTCAGAACTTCCTCACTCGCACCGTGGGCTTCTTCCAAGATGATCAGGTATCCATGGTGCAGACCCCCCAGCACTTCTTTAACCCTGACTACCACTCCCAAAACCTGGGGATTGAGTTTATGATGCCCGGCGATATGGAGTACTTTTTTGGCTTTATTCAGCCAGGGCGAGACTTTGGCAACGCCATTATCTGCTGTGGTACCTCCTATGTCGTGCGCCGCCGTGCCCTAGAAGCCATAGGCGGATACTATACCCGCTGTGTGGTCGAGGATTTCCAGACCGGAACCAAAATGCAGATCGCTGGTTATCGCCTCGTTTACCTCAATGAAATCCTCAGCATGGGCGAGTCTCCGCGGAACTTCCAAGATTATCTGGAGCAACGGCTGCGGTGGCTACAGGGGAATATGCAAATCTATTTCTGTGGCGATGATCTCCCCATTTGGTCAAAACTGTCCTGGTTTCAGCGCAGTTGCCACCTGTCGCTGCTATTGCACAACATCAACCCCTTTATTCGCACTTGCTTTCTCATCGGCCCTTTTTTAAGCCTGATGACCGGCATTTCCCTGACAGTGGCTACCTTGAGTGAATATCTCTTTTATGCTCTGCCCTATACGCTGCTGATGATCGCCACCTTTAGCTGGGCGACGGAAGGACGGTATTTTTCCCTTTGGGGTGAAGTTTATGAGGTAACCTTTGCCTTTCCGGGAATGGTGCAACTGATTAAAATCCTCCGCAATCCCTTCGGCAAAATTGGCAGCATTGTCACCAACAAGGGCACCCTCTCCAATCGGAAGCGGTTGAATTTGCGCTATACATGGCCGCTGGTGGCGTTTCTGATTGCGGTGAGCGTAGGGGTCTTTATCCGCTATGGGGGTTACTGGCTCCATATCTGGCCACCAATGGAGTATGAACGGTCAGGGTTAGAGGTGATGTTGGCTTGGACGCTCTACAACGCCTTTATTGCCTTGATTGCGGTTTTGTCGTCTATTGACCAGCCGAGTCGGCGCCAAAGCGATCGCTTTCCCGTTTGCACTGTGTGTCGCTTCCAATTAGGGGATCAAACCTACTGGGGCTATACCCGCGATGTGTCGGAGACAGGCGCTGCTCTACTATTAACCGCCGGGCGTTTTATAGAAGCCCAAAGAGATACCGTCGGCACCCTCACCTTTTTGGAACAGGACTTTAGTGTGACTGCTGCCGTCGTTCGTAGTCGCACCGAAGAGGAGCAATGCTGTCTTTACCTGCGGTTTCTTGAGGTCAGTGATGAGGCACAGCGGGGCCTGGTACAACTGCTTTATGGTGGCCTCACATGGTGGCACAAACCGAAAGCCCCCAATGGTCTAGATGCCTTTTGGCCAATGTTGATTCGTCTATTCGACTTTCGCTCGCTCTTTAGCCTCTATAGCAATCACTAA
- a CDS encoding trypsin-like peptidase domain-containing protein, with product MVRRRLSFLGMAIALGALTGCPLRLPDRTPSTPSTEASLPPLAPAERPHAGENFIAKVVAEAGPAVVSIDTLRLDRGSEDPFLAPFPVPDVPLRQGQGSGFIFTPDGKIMTNAHVVEGASAVRVTLPDGRQYDGKVLGADSLTDVAVVQINAKNLPTVQLGNSDTLRPGEWAIAIGNPLGLSNTVTAGIISAMGRASSEIGAADKRVSFIQTDAAINPGNSGGPLLNAAGQVVGVNTAVISQAQGLGFAIPINTAYGIAEQIITTGRAQHLYLGIRMVPLTPELALQIREQQPNWTLNRTQGTLIIGVAPNSPAAKAGLQAGDWIAKVNDINQPTPQQVQSVVEQTKLGEKITLEIERGDRRQTLRLKPEPMPPEWYPSAQPE from the coding sequence ATGGTCCGCAGGCGGCTGAGTTTCCTTGGGATGGCGATCGCCCTTGGCGCCCTAACGGGCTGTCCATTGCGTTTGCCCGATCGCACCCCCTCCACCCCTAGTACAGAAGCATCTCTGCCTCCCCTTGCCCCCGCGGAGCGACCCCACGCGGGAGAGAATTTCATTGCCAAGGTGGTTGCTGAGGCAGGGCCAGCGGTGGTGAGTATTGATACGCTACGATTGGACCGCGGTAGCGAGGATCCTTTTCTCGCTCCTTTCCCAGTGCCAGATGTGCCGCTGCGCCAAGGTCAAGGCTCTGGGTTTATCTTTACGCCCGATGGCAAAATCATGACCAATGCCCATGTGGTGGAAGGCGCTAGCGCCGTGCGAGTCACGCTTCCCGATGGTCGCCAGTACGATGGCAAGGTGCTGGGTGCTGATTCCCTGACGGATGTGGCGGTGGTGCAAATTAATGCCAAGAATCTGCCCACGGTTCAACTGGGGAATTCCGACACCCTGAGGCCCGGTGAGTGGGCGATCGCCATCGGTAACCCCTTGGGGCTGAGTAACACGGTCACCGCTGGGATTATCAGTGCCATGGGGCGTGCCAGTAGTGAAATTGGTGCTGCCGATAAGCGCGTCAGCTTTATTCAAACGGATGCAGCCATTAATCCGGGGAATTCCGGGGGGCCACTCCTGAATGCTGCCGGTCAAGTGGTGGGGGTCAATACGGCGGTGATTTCCCAAGCGCAGGGTCTTGGCTTTGCCATTCCCATCAATACGGCCTATGGTATTGCTGAGCAAATTATTACCACAGGTCGCGCTCAGCACCTCTACTTAGGCATTCGCATGGTGCCCCTAACTCCAGAACTGGCACTACAAATCCGTGAACAACAGCCCAACTGGACCCTGAACCGAACCCAAGGCACCTTGATCATTGGCGTTGCCCCCAATTCCCCAGCAGCAAAAGCGGGTCTGCAAGCGGGAGATTGGATTGCCAAAGTGAACGACATTAACCAACCCACCCCGCAACAGGTACAAAGCGTTGTTGAGCAAACGAAACTTGGGGAGAAAATTACTTTGGAGATTGAACGGGGCGATCGCCGGCAAACCCTTCGCCTTAAGCCCGAGCCCATGCCGCCGGAATGGTATCCCTCCGCTCAACCCGAATAA
- the ureC gene encoding urease subunit alpha: MSYRIDRQTYAETYGPTVGDRLRLADTDLIIEIEHDYTHYGDEVKFGGGKVIRDGMGQSPIANAEGAVDVVITNAVILDWWGVVKADVGIKDGKIYKIGKAGNPYTQEGVDIIIGPGTEAIAGEGMILTAGGIDAHIHFICPQQIATAIAAGITTMIGGGTGPATGTNATTCTPGPWNIYRMLQAADAFPVNLGFLGKGNSSQPQGLIEQVQAGVVGLKLHEDWGSTPNAIDTCLSVAEDYDIQVAIHTDTLNESGFVEDTIAAFKNRTIHAYHTEGAGGGHAPDIIKLCGQANVLPSSTNPTRPYTVNTLDEHLDMLMVCHHLDPSIPEDVAFAESRIRRETIAAEDILHDLGAFSIISSDSQAMGRVGESIIRTWQTAHKMKVQRGHLRDPQRPGVDHDNFRARRYVAKYTINPAITHGIAEYVGSVEVGKIADLCLWKPAFFGVKPELVIKGGVIAYAQMGDANASIPTPQPVHMQPMFASYGGCRTTTSVTFMSQAGIANNIPEQLGLQKTVLPVGHIRQLRKADLKLNDYLPHIEVDPETYEVRADGELLTCEPATVLPLAQRYFLF; encoded by the coding sequence ATGAGCTACCGGATTGATCGCCAGACCTATGCAGAAACCTATGGCCCGACCGTGGGCGATCGTCTGCGACTTGCGGATACTGACCTGATTATCGAAATTGAGCACGACTACACCCACTATGGCGATGAGGTTAAATTTGGCGGCGGCAAAGTGATCCGCGACGGGATGGGACAGTCCCCCATTGCCAATGCCGAAGGTGCGGTGGATGTGGTGATCACCAATGCGGTGATTCTGGACTGGTGGGGCGTGGTCAAAGCCGATGTCGGCATCAAAGACGGCAAAATCTACAAAATTGGCAAAGCCGGAAATCCCTACACCCAAGAGGGGGTAGATATTATCATTGGCCCCGGCACGGAGGCGATCGCTGGCGAAGGCATGATCCTCACCGCTGGGGGGATTGATGCCCATATTCACTTTATTTGTCCACAGCAGATTGCCACTGCTATTGCCGCCGGCATTACGACAATGATTGGCGGCGGAACGGGACCTGCCACGGGTACCAATGCCACCACCTGTACGCCGGGACCTTGGAACATCTACCGCATGCTTCAGGCTGCTGATGCCTTTCCAGTGAATTTAGGCTTTTTGGGCAAGGGCAATAGCAGCCAACCCCAAGGATTGATTGAGCAAGTGCAGGCGGGCGTTGTGGGTCTCAAACTCCATGAAGACTGGGGCAGTACCCCTAATGCCATTGACACCTGTTTGAGCGTGGCGGAAGACTACGACATTCAGGTGGCCATCCACACCGACACCCTCAACGAATCTGGGTTTGTTGAAGATACCATTGCTGCTTTCAAAAACCGCACCATTCACGCCTATCACACGGAGGGCGCTGGCGGAGGACACGCCCCCGACATTATTAAGCTCTGTGGTCAAGCCAATGTGTTGCCCTCTTCCACTAATCCCACTCGGCCCTACACCGTCAATACCCTCGATGAGCACTTGGATATGTTGATGGTGTGCCACCACCTCGACCCCAGTATTCCTGAAGATGTGGCCTTTGCCGAGTCGCGGATCCGCAGAGAAACCATTGCCGCTGAAGATATTCTCCATGACCTCGGGGCGTTTAGTATTATCTCCTCAGACTCCCAAGCCATGGGACGGGTGGGGGAGAGTATTATTCGCACATGGCAAACTGCCCACAAAATGAAGGTGCAGCGGGGACATCTCAGGGATCCTCAGCGGCCGGGAGTCGATCACGACAACTTCCGCGCCCGCCGCTATGTGGCCAAATACACGATTAATCCTGCCATCACCCACGGCATTGCTGAGTATGTGGGATCAGTAGAGGTGGGCAAAATTGCTGATCTATGCCTCTGGAAGCCCGCTTTCTTTGGGGTCAAGCCCGAACTGGTTATCAAGGGGGGAGTGATTGCCTACGCCCAAATGGGGGATGCCAATGCCAGTATTCCCACACCGCAACCAGTACACATGCAGCCCATGTTTGCCAGCTATGGGGGCTGCCGAACCACCACATCGGTAACCTTTATGTCTCAGGCGGGCATTGCCAACAACATCCCAGAACAATTGGGGCTACAAAAAACGGTGCTGCCGGTGGGCCATATTCGCCAACTGCGCAAAGCGGATTTGAAGCTCAATGACTACTTACCCCATATTGAGGTCGATCCCGAAACCTATGAGGTGCGGGCGGATGGTGAATTGCTCACCTGTGAACCGGCGACCGTTTTGCCCCTTGCCCAACGTTATTTCCTCTTTTAA
- a CDS encoding PIN/TRAM domain-containing protein: MLDTILLLIIVVMGIAVGFNSIDLLPETVLAQVANVRGLQWVMAAFGAIVGIALGLLLQSLYHRLERSIRQLPPETLLSRAVGLVVGLLLANLMLAPIFLLPIPKDFSFIKPLIAVLTSILFAYSGTTLADSHGPALLRLINPNAVASSLLAEGMLKPARAKVLDTSCIIDGRIEALLNLGVLEGQIIVPQFVLQELQLIADAGNEQKRMRGRRGLDVLNRLQASLGDRIVIHSADYPELTTVDAKLVRLCQEINGTLVTNDLNLNKVARFQKVDVFNVNELAQALRPIYLPGDTLELKILKEGKEPAQGVGYLEDGTMVVVEEGVDHIGDQLSVVVTSALQTSAGRMIFARLQMPTMA, from the coding sequence ATGCTCGATACCATCTTACTCCTCATTATCGTCGTGATGGGAATTGCCGTTGGCTTCAACAGCATTGACCTACTCCCAGAAACGGTTCTTGCTCAAGTGGCCAATGTGCGGGGATTGCAGTGGGTCATGGCTGCCTTTGGCGCCATCGTTGGCATTGCCCTTGGCTTATTGTTGCAGTCGCTTTACCATCGTCTCGAGCGCAGTATCCGCCAATTGCCCCCAGAAACCCTCCTGTCGCGGGCAGTGGGTCTTGTGGTGGGGCTGCTCCTTGCCAATTTGATGCTGGCACCGATTTTTCTGTTGCCCATTCCCAAGGACTTTTCCTTTATTAAGCCTCTGATTGCTGTTCTCACGAGCATTCTCTTTGCCTATTCGGGAACGACCTTGGCCGATAGCCACGGACCGGCCCTACTGCGGTTAATTAACCCCAATGCTGTGGCAAGCAGCCTCTTGGCGGAGGGAATGCTCAAACCTGCCCGTGCAAAGGTGCTGGATACCAGTTGTATTATTGATGGCCGCATTGAGGCGCTGTTGAATCTCGGGGTCCTGGAAGGGCAAATCATTGTGCCCCAGTTTGTCCTTCAGGAGTTGCAACTGATTGCCGATGCCGGCAATGAGCAAAAACGGATGCGGGGGCGGCGGGGTCTAGATGTCCTCAATCGCCTCCAAGCGAGTTTGGGCGATCGCATTGTCATTCACTCCGCAGACTATCCAGAATTAACGACGGTGGACGCCAAGCTAGTGCGCCTGTGCCAAGAGATCAACGGCACCCTGGTCACTAACGACTTGAATCTGAACAAAGTTGCCCGCTTCCAAAAAGTGGATGTCTTTAACGTTAACGAGTTAGCTCAAGCCCTGCGTCCCATCTATCTCCCCGGGGATACCCTGGAGTTGAAAATTCTTAAGGAAGGCAAAGAGCCTGCCCAAGGGGTGGGTTACCTTGAGGATGGCACAATGGTGGTTGTTGAAGAGGGGGTGGATCACATTGGCGATCAGTTGTCGGTGGTTGTCACCAGTGCCTTGCAAACCTCCGCCGGCCGCATGATTTTTGCCCGTCTGCAAATGCCAACGATGGCCTAA
- a CDS encoding ABC transporter ATP-binding protein, protein MTATVKVEHLRKSYGAITAVADVSLTAHQGEIFGVLGPNGSGKTTTLRCLCTLSRPDAGLLEVCGFSVLHQPHLVRQKLGYVAQEVALDKILTGQEFLELQAALYHIPRALIPERIEAVLARLDLLQWRDRQCGTYSGGIRKRFDLAAGLLHQPQVLVLDEPTVGLDIESRQVIWDVLRDLKAQGLTIILTSHYLEEVDLLSDRLVILDKGRVIASGSPEELKANIGGDRVTLRVREFTPRQEAQRAQALLSQLTCVKSALINANQGNSLNLVVTDVTVAIAAIKRALEEAGLPLFSLAQSRPSLDDVYLAATGQTLLDADLAAAAQRDSKQLKKEVMQR, encoded by the coding sequence ATGACAGCCACGGTAAAGGTCGAACATCTCAGGAAGTCCTACGGTGCCATTACAGCGGTGGCCGATGTCTCCTTGACAGCCCATCAAGGGGAAATTTTTGGGGTGCTGGGGCCGAATGGCTCAGGGAAAACGACAACGCTGCGCTGTCTGTGTACCCTCTCGCGACCGGATGCGGGGCTACTGGAAGTCTGCGGCTTCTCGGTGCTTCACCAACCCCATTTGGTGCGCCAAAAATTAGGCTATGTGGCCCAAGAGGTGGCTCTCGATAAAATTCTTACGGGTCAGGAATTCCTAGAATTGCAGGCGGCGCTGTACCACATTCCCCGTGCCCTGATTCCGGAGCGCATTGAGGCGGTGCTGGCGCGCTTAGATCTACTGCAATGGCGCGATCGCCAGTGTGGTACCTATTCGGGTGGCATTCGCAAACGCTTTGATCTGGCGGCAGGACTGCTGCACCAACCCCAAGTTCTTGTCTTGGATGAACCCACCGTAGGTCTCGACATTGAAAGTCGCCAAGTGATCTGGGATGTGCTGCGGGATCTCAAGGCCCAGGGACTGACGATTATCTTGACCAGCCACTACCTGGAGGAGGTGGATCTCCTCAGCGATCGCTTGGTGATTCTCGATAAGGGACGGGTGATTGCCAGTGGTTCTCCTGAGGAACTCAAGGCCAATATCGGGGGCGATCGCGTCACGTTGCGGGTGCGGGAATTTACACCGCGTCAAGAGGCGCAAAGGGCACAGGCCCTTCTCAGTCAATTGACCTGCGTAAAATCAGCACTGATTAATGCCAACCAAGGCAACTCCTTGAATTTGGTCGTCACAGATGTCACTGTGGCGATCGCAGCCATTAAAAGGGCGCTAGAGGAAGCAGGCCTGCCCCTCTTTAGCTTGGCGCAGTCACGGCCCAGTCTAGATGATGTCTATTTAGCAGCCACCGGTCAAACCCTCTTGGATGCCGACTTGGCAGCAGCAGCGCAGCGGGACAGCAAACAGTTGAAAAAAGAGGTCATGCAACGCTAA
- a CDS encoding zinc-dependent alcohol dehydrogenase family protein yields the protein MKAVAIAEFGEPDVLVLRQVPEPQIEAADEVKIQLRAASVNPIDTKLRQRGTFFPDRRPAILGCDGAGVVVAVGAAVRRFRVGDEVYFCYGGLGDRGGCYAEYAVVPEAAVAHKPKTLSFIQAAALPLAVITAWEALGDRGAVPPLNVLSTAKTVLIHAGAGGVGHLAIQLARRAGAQVATTISSPAKAQFTEALGATLAINYTTTDWVQAVLDWTGGKGVDLALDTVGGATFAETFKAVRPYGTLATLLEPAVDTPWKIARQRNLLIQLTLMLTPQLLGLREALAHQGQILEQVATLVDRGELRVVVDKTFPLGAAADAHRYLSQRLVQGKVVLIP from the coding sequence ATGAAAGCCGTTGCCATCGCTGAGTTTGGCGAGCCCGATGTCTTGGTGCTACGGCAGGTACCCGAGCCGCAGATTGAAGCTGCCGATGAGGTGAAAATTCAACTGCGGGCAGCCAGTGTCAACCCCATTGATACCAAGCTGCGACAGCGGGGCACGTTTTTTCCCGATCGCCGGCCAGCGATTCTTGGCTGTGATGGTGCTGGCGTAGTCGTGGCCGTGGGTGCAGCAGTACGGCGCTTTCGCGTAGGCGATGAGGTCTATTTCTGCTATGGCGGCCTGGGCGATCGCGGTGGCTGTTACGCCGAGTATGCAGTTGTGCCGGAAGCGGCTGTTGCCCACAAGCCCAAAACCCTCTCCTTTATTCAGGCAGCCGCCTTGCCCTTGGCCGTCATTACCGCCTGGGAAGCCTTGGGCGATCGCGGGGCTGTCCCACCGTTGAATGTCCTCTCTACGGCAAAAACCGTTCTCATTCACGCCGGCGCGGGCGGGGTGGGGCATCTGGCCATTCAATTAGCGCGGCGCGCAGGGGCCCAGGTGGCCACCACCATTAGTTCACCGGCAAAAGCCCAATTTACAGAAGCCTTGGGGGCAACCCTCGCCATTAACTACACAACAACCGACTGGGTGCAAGCGGTTTTAGATTGGACCGGCGGCAAGGGGGTCGATCTTGCCCTTGATACCGTTGGGGGGGCCACCTTTGCCGAAACCTTCAAGGCCGTGCGTCCCTACGGCACCCTAGCCACCCTCTTGGAACCTGCAGTCGATACCCCATGGAAAATTGCCCGCCAACGCAATCTCTTGATCCAACTGACCCTAATGCTCACCCCTCAACTCCTGGGCCTGCGGGAGGCCCTTGCCCACCAAGGCCAGATCCTAGAGCAGGTGGCTACCCTCGTGGATCGCGGTGAGCTGCGGGTTGTTGTGGATAAAACCTTTCCCCTCGGTGCCGCCGCCGATGCCCACCGCTATCTCAGCCAACGCTTGGTACAGGGGAAGGTGGTACTCATCCCATAA